Proteins from one Mycoplasma sp. Pen4 genomic window:
- a CDS encoding type Z 30S ribosomal protein S14, with amino-acid sequence MARKALIEKAKRQPKFSTRAYTRCELCGRPHSVLRKYKVCRICFRNLAHEGKIPGIKKASW; translated from the coding sequence ATGGCGAGAAAAGCATTAATCGAAAAAGCAAAACGTCAACCTAAGTTTTCTACACGTGCTTACACACGTTGTGAATTATGTGGACGTCCACATTCAGTTTTAAGAAAATACAAAGTATGCCGTATTTGTTTCAGAAACCTTGCACACGAAGGTAAAATTCCAGGTATTAAGAAAGCGAGTTGATAA